In Planktothrix sp. FACHB-1365, a single window of DNA contains:
- a CDS encoding DUF4347 domain-containing protein, whose amino-acid sequence MNAQSGKTLIVVDSGVENYQSLVETLPSNAEVMILDATQDGIDQITNVLSQKSNIDSIQIVSHGADGLLQLGTTTLTSETLNIYTQSLSQWGESLTPNGDILLLGCNVADSETGKAFVQQLSQITQADIAASDDLTGNTNLGGDWLLEYATGLINAPLAFQIEAMNAYQSVLANFSVGNAFDLTNALNQARNNFEPDEITITANINGFFNSFNLDLQDNEPLSIIGNGHTIDGGNSAQIFNIVNGKIVLSNLILQNGLAKGGDGITGGGGGLGAGGALYVQGGNITVENVTFNNNKAQGGNSPSGAGRGGNGDGGSGQAGGSGGQLNGVLGSPGAGGQAGDPNGSDDRANAQDKQHGISGDFGTGGGGAGGGGGDQGLAPDGGRDGGNGGAGGFGGGGGGGGGGGRDDGELGDEEHGNRGTGGQAGEFGGNGGGGGGTVQDGAQGGGGAGLGGAIFVKDGASLNLINTNFYNNRAEGGVGAENGQGRGGAIFMMGGATVNTVGTNYGGNSASTADNDVYGSTGTLTLPTLNIFSLTDPSEPLTNGSFQLILDQAFSNDITVNYNIEGTATKDTDYTIPQSITIPAGQTVFEIPVTVTDDSRFDPNETIILTLATGNPNFYNIGVSNSAELTLEDNEPEVSITAGTTPTEENETAGTFNINLSKPAPDGGLAIGYTITGTATSTDDYTATLNGTELPADFIIIPAGETSAEINIKPVDDSLIEAAENLKISLIEPTDLEGYAVQDSQGEATLSITDNEKQPIVKLGKIGNPSETGPTSGSFSIFLADPDTGKLLENPPLKSDGQPLGLEVSYEISGTAKNGSDYSPLLSSSITIPPGKTSAALPLETLDDLIDENNETVKITLKNDKPDGSIYTIDTTPIEHSITDNDTVGITASAMNGSTHEQGGEASFTVRLNSQPEQPVTFNFTSSDTTEAELQTSSIIFNSSNWNQTQTVKVKGVDDTQRDGDITYNIKTNISSDDPNYSALKLEDITATNIDDETENVLISQSDGSTEVSEAGITDSFQVVLTGFPIDNVVVNVTPDSQIDLGNGLGKPIALNFTPENASTPQIVTVKAVDDDVVEGKQISNISYIANSNDPLYVGLKGNVNVAITDNDNPTVKIKPVGNGSEQSLIPGVFQMVLDHPAPNEGLTVNYTVSGVANPGGDYTIVGLNTINKSGSVYIPPGETGVNLNVTPIQDLITELGGETVSIKLETGSGYEIGTVNPVSVLVTDDDVPGVRVLETGSGTQVVEQNPTPPNFNKTDTYQVSLTSSPGIGETVTIKPKYDSSHLQLLDAGKNPITELNFDATNWNQAQTITVVGLDDHKAGTLEQLITQSSSSTDGTSAYNNGEKINGQPLPTVNVAISEPTYNSSEIADGLALLLEQIAESLKQMLKDTSIPIIGSLSGAEPAFIDTLKNNIINEIKKTANLTQEKLQTLLTDKLKAVFPDVKVISDSLPQEISFDIDLGNSYNTTANLSQDFGLPALGLEVDGQAKTNFQYDLNLKFGYNQDYGFYVDTDQTKLTADALVGLDDNFNAQANLGFLALNVANGVEDKVNGGTQKTQAEFKAELGLEDIDLNAEGDLVEDSGDGNRLTLTELKGFNQLRKTNQATLEDLFDINIDANAKVGLKASTSFLGNAAIPSFDFELVGQFDALKVDGFQVTGPQTPQISFQNVNIDLGSFVSNFAKPILEQVDQVLEPFRPLIDVLIKDTQLLSKLGLAGFFDKKWPIPNGGDRQVSTLELADVILRLLGNELPPSVFKFLDTYVKIDNFVQQVNSLPPNEKILIPLGNFTLPKLQDLSNLSLSEVGAITDSTASLEDDFNQILQTTTDTAKKQAAEYLKGFTEKFSLPNLDDVLAIQQKIDLLKNDLETILQTTTDTAKQKAIKYIQNLIKENSLPSVEEIPNIQQNITIIQDELNTILQTTTDSSKKQAIEFIQGFTQDIPLPNLQDILDLQTNTDLLKDELENLLQTKTDSAEQQAIKFLQDFANRLPLSKFANFSKINLSEIKQQATDVKTELDKIIQNPGNSSQKSITEFTKSFTYGDGSNQSLFDIPLLKDPIKATALLLGQDVPLFTFDVPEVAFNVGVRKTFPIYGPIRGLLEGKFGAAADFAMGMDTFGLRQWKAKDFAANQAYRILDGFYISDRENADGTGADIPEVKLNATIAAGAGLDLLAVSGYLKGGIEGLFNLDLVDQGEANKTDDGRIHAVSEIVPRFDNFLSLLGEINAFLGAEVNLFGETVYDEHFATFNLAEFKIGNSSLGKVQDGYIAGATVFLDANFNGIQDYADLNNNGIRDFEDVNNNGIRDTYSVPDLDTGATIQLLEPFSEPFSEPSTFTSPDGSYNLNILDNLDKNGNGIIDADEGRVIVINGVDTSTFLDQSITLITLPTAKIASPLTSIAAKLITPDFETAKTEVKEAFSLPSNLDVFADIPTDVEIGVLALKVQLQNLIITATQTLSQTPFVGLKVDSAEVKNQAGLLYLDSNNNNQFDTGEPEVISDRLNGGIRFLDLDGDQQLDSEEPSSSMTTGEIAKELFQSVATLIEQGNTPNLSDETIVKNLLENAITTLTNQDPKLNLNGAILTQTVQEVIDNNFIIDSIFDNSSGFLDQANARKQMLQSWVFFDANDNGIQEADEPFAYKASDGTYELNIPVDQFDKNGNGRLDPNEGKTVEIEAFKSVELATGYSQLVSNPFATLVRLLAEPVNPEAAQTQVKTALGLPNINLYEFDALKEIANGNQDGLIVFSQQAKIYNTLVQLSEFLSGSSGGGMSAATDQILDEIITKINQPNGTLNVSDSTQIQGIIKAIKPDITTNLSTGVANIIVAGNIRIDQVISDPNIDLVQKSIQIAKIQQVVQGKTATDLQKVGTGSLSIEQAITDHTGEALTTQIQAATAQDPTFQLDILNNTPEANADNNITTLEDTPIVINVLENDQDEDSNDTLKVTTVGSLETNEAGQITAILPESSQGGTLEVSTDGQTITYTPALNYFGEDSFFYLTTDSKGNVANAEVKINVQSVNDSPIRIGEIPDQIGIQQNQPFNLNLSTYFSDPDGNILTFSAPELPNNLSLNPATGLISGIPTINTVSPFVITVTASDLSGASVSDQFNLSVQAIPQPTPQPTVAPTPVPTPAPTPTPAPTVEPTPAPTPAPTVEPTPAPTPAPTVEPTPAPTPQPTVEPTPAPTPAPTVEPTPAPTPQPTVEPTPAPTPAPTPAPTVEPTPEPTPAPTVAPSETSSDNTGDKVFNIYDPTNLIKPITFPNLQPNQNLLNSSVVTDGDDTIIGGQDDNQIASGSGNDRTFGSLGNDTISGDSDNDWINGNQDNDLINGADGKDEVFGGRNDDQVRGGSEDDSGFGGLGADLIEGNEGNDILYGNPDNDTISGNSDQDFIWGGKGNDLLDGNSGDDILFGDNGEDTLDGGEGNDQLIGGNDNDLLVGAEGADTLTGGEGSDRFVLVSGYGPDMITDFTQGQDLIVLDGGLSFEQLSITSVMGTTQIQVNGILLATLNNVDLTLLTSEDFTTSIF is encoded by the coding sequence ATGAATGCTCAGTCTGGAAAAACCCTGATTGTCGTTGATTCTGGCGTTGAAAACTATCAAAGCTTAGTTGAAACGTTACCCTCAAATGCTGAAGTGATGATTCTGGATGCGACCCAGGACGGAATTGACCAAATTACAAACGTCTTATCGCAAAAAAGCAATATTGACAGCATCCAAATCGTTTCTCATGGTGCAGACGGACTGTTGCAATTAGGAACAACAACGTTAACCTCTGAAACGCTAAATATTTATACTCAATCTTTAAGCCAATGGGGAGAAAGTCTAACCCCCAATGGAGATATTTTATTATTAGGATGTAATGTCGCTGATTCGGAAACAGGCAAAGCTTTTGTACAACAATTAAGTCAAATTACCCAAGCAGATATTGCCGCTTCCGATGACCTGACTGGTAATACAAACCTAGGCGGAGATTGGTTATTAGAATATGCAACGGGGTTAATTAATGCGCCCCTAGCTTTTCAAATTGAAGCGATGAACGCTTATCAAAGTGTATTAGCAAACTTTTCTGTCGGTAACGCTTTTGACTTAACCAATGCTTTAAATCAAGCCCGGAATAACTTTGAACCGGATGAAATTACTATAACGGCTAATATTAACGGATTTTTTAACTCGTTTAATCTCGATCTTCAGGATAACGAACCTCTCTCAATTATTGGGAACGGTCACACAATTGATGGAGGTAACAGTGCTCAAATCTTCAACATTGTTAATGGAAAAATTGTTCTTTCTAATCTAATTCTGCAAAATGGTTTAGCCAAGGGAGGGGATGGAATTACTGGTGGTGGTGGTGGTTTAGGGGCTGGGGGTGCGTTGTATGTCCAAGGCGGGAACATCACCGTTGAGAACGTCACGTTTAATAATAACAAAGCTCAAGGGGGGAACTCTCCTAGCGGTGCTGGACGGGGTGGTAATGGTGACGGGGGTTCAGGACAAGCTGGAGGCAGTGGTGGTCAGCTAAACGGTGTATTGGGATCTCCGGGTGCTGGGGGTCAGGCGGGTGATCCCAATGGGAGTGATGACCGTGCTAACGCTCAAGACAAGCAACATGGGATATCTGGTGACTTTGGAACAGGTGGTGGCGGTGCAGGTGGTGGCGGTGGAGATCAAGGATTAGCTCCTGATGGGGGTCGTGATGGTGGTAATGGCGGTGCCGGAGGATTTGGTGGCGGTGGCGGTGGTGGCGGTGGCGGTGGAAGAGATGATGGTGAACTAGGTGACGAAGAACATGGTAACAGGGGAACCGGAGGTCAGGCAGGAGAATTCGGTGGCAATGGCGGTGGCGGTGGCGGAACAGTCCAAGATGGTGCTCAAGGTGGCGGTGGTGCTGGTTTAGGTGGGGCGATTTTTGTCAAGGATGGTGCATCTTTAAACTTAATTAACACCAACTTTTATAACAACCGTGCAGAAGGCGGTGTTGGTGCAGAGAATGGCCAAGGTAGAGGCGGGGCTATTTTTATGATGGGAGGTGCTACCGTTAATACGGTTGGCACAAATTACGGTGGAAATTCTGCCTCAACAGCCGATAATGATGTGTATGGAAGTACAGGGACTCTTACCCTTCCCACACTTAATATTTTTAGCTTAACAGACCCTTCAGAACCTCTTACAAATGGCTCTTTCCAACTGATACTTGATCAAGCTTTTTCTAACGATATTACTGTTAATTATAATATTGAGGGAACGGCAACAAAAGACACAGATTATACGATTCCTCAAAGCATCACCATTCCTGCGGGTCAAACCGTTTTTGAAATTCCAGTTACCGTAACAGATGATAGCCGTTTTGATCCCAATGAAACGATTATTTTAACCCTAGCAACCGGGAATCCAAATTTTTATAATATTGGGGTTTCTAATAGTGCAGAATTAACCCTTGAAGATAACGAACCCGAAGTTAGTATTACGGCTGGAACTACCCCTACAGAAGAAAATGAAACTGCTGGAACCTTTAATATTAACTTGAGTAAACCTGCTCCCGATGGTGGACTTGCCATTGGCTACACCATCACAGGAACAGCTACTTCTACAGATGATTATACTGCTACCTTAAACGGTACAGAACTTCCTGCGGATTTTATTATTATTCCTGCTGGAGAAACCAGTGCTGAGATTAATATTAAACCCGTTGACGATAGTTTAATAGAAGCAGCAGAAAATTTAAAAATTAGTTTAATTGAACCTACCGATTTAGAAGGTTATGCCGTTCAAGATAGTCAAGGAGAAGCCACATTATCCATTACAGATAATGAAAAACAGCCTATTGTTAAATTAGGGAAAATCGGCAACCCTTCAGAAACGGGGCCAACATCAGGAAGTTTTAGTATCTTTTTAGCTGATCCCGATACCGGAAAACTCTTAGAAAATCCTCCCCTTAAAAGTGACGGACAACCTTTAGGATTAGAGGTTTCTTATGAAATTAGTGGAACAGCCAAAAATGGATCGGATTATTCTCCCTTATTATCCTCTTCTATTACCATTCCCCCTGGAAAAACCAGTGCGGCTCTCCCTTTAGAAACCCTGGATGATTTGATTGATGAAAACAATGAAACGGTTAAAATTACCCTCAAAAATGACAAACCAGATGGGTCTATTTATACCATTGATACCACACCCATAGAACATAGTATTACTGATAATGATACGGTAGGAATTACCGCTTCTGCCATGAATGGTTCGACTCACGAACAGGGAGGAGAAGCGAGTTTTACCGTCAGACTAAATAGCCAACCGGAACAACCTGTCACCTTTAATTTTACCAGTTCTGATACTACAGAAGCTGAACTTCAAACTTCATCTATTATTTTTAATAGTAGTAACTGGAATCAAACCCAAACGGTTAAAGTGAAAGGGGTTGATGATACTCAACGAGATGGTGATATTACCTATAATATTAAAACGAATATTAGCAGCGATGATCCGAACTATAGCGCACTGAAATTAGAGGATATTACGGCGACTAATATTGATGATGAAACTGAAAACGTTTTAATTTCTCAGTCTGATGGTAGTACAGAAGTCAGCGAAGCGGGAATAACAGATAGTTTTCAAGTCGTTCTTACAGGTTTTCCGATTGATAATGTTGTTGTTAATGTTACCCCAGATTCACAAATTGATCTTGGTAATGGACTGGGAAAACCCATTGCTTTAAATTTTACCCCGGAAAATGCTAGTACACCTCAAATCGTGACAGTTAAAGCGGTTGATGATGACGTTGTAGAAGGTAAACAGATTAGTAATATTAGCTATATTGCTAATAGTAATGATCCGCTTTATGTTGGGTTAAAAGGAAACGTCAATGTAGCAATAACGGATAACGATAATCCGACGGTTAAAATTAAACCTGTGGGAAATGGTAGCGAACAAAGCTTAATTCCTGGTGTGTTTCAGATGGTATTAGATCATCCTGCACCCAATGAAGGATTAACCGTTAATTATACCGTTTCTGGAGTCGCAAATCCGGGGGGAGATTATACAATTGTTGGGTTAAATACGATTAATAAATCCGGTTCAGTTTACATTCCACCGGGAGAAACAGGAGTTAATTTAAACGTTACCCCGATTCAAGATTTAATTACTGAACTAGGAGGAGAAACGGTTAGTATTAAATTAGAAACGGGGTCAGGATATGAAATCGGAACTGTTAATCCGGTCAGCGTACTTGTCACCGATGATGATGTCCCTGGTGTGCGTGTTCTCGAAACTGGAAGCGGGACTCAAGTTGTTGAACAAAATCCAACTCCACCCAATTTTAATAAAACAGATACTTATCAAGTTTCTCTCACCAGTTCTCCGGGTATTGGTGAAACTGTTACCATTAAACCCAAGTACGATAGTAGTCATTTACAACTGCTTGATGCTGGGAAAAATCCTATTACTGAACTTAATTTTGATGCGACCAATTGGAACCAAGCTCAAACCATTACTGTTGTCGGTTTAGATGATCATAAAGCCGGAACCTTAGAACAACTCATCACTCAAAGTTCTAGTAGTACCGATGGAACTTCTGCTTATAATAATGGAGAAAAAATCAACGGTCAACCCCTTCCTACTGTCAATGTTGCTATCAGTGAACCCACCTATAATTCCAGTGAAATTGCAGATGGATTAGCCTTACTTTTGGAGCAGATCGCCGAAAGTTTGAAACAGATGTTAAAAGACACCAGTATTCCGATTATTGGTTCTCTCAGTGGTGCTGAACCTGCCTTTATTGACACCTTAAAAAATAATATTATTAATGAAATCAAAAAAACAGCTAATCTGACTCAAGAAAAGTTACAAACCTTATTAACGGATAAATTAAAAGCTGTTTTTCCCGATGTTAAGGTAATTTCCGATTCTCTTCCCCAAGAAATTTCCTTTGATATTGATCTCGGAAATAGTTATAATACAACCGCTAATTTATCTCAAGATTTTGGTTTACCCGCCTTGGGTTTAGAAGTCGATGGTCAAGCCAAAACAAATTTTCAATATGATCTCAACTTAAAGTTTGGTTATAATCAAGATTATGGCTTCTATGTTGATACTGATCAAACCAAACTTACCGCCGATGCGTTAGTGGGTTTAGATGATAATTTTAACGCTCAAGCTAACCTGGGTTTCCTAGCTCTGAATGTTGCGAATGGAGTCGAAGATAAAGTGAACGGTGGAACTCAAAAAACCCAAGCAGAATTTAAAGCCGAATTGGGATTAGAAGATATTGATCTCAATGCAGAAGGCGATTTAGTTGAGGATTCTGGGGATGGAAACCGACTCACTTTAACGGAATTAAAAGGGTTTAACCAACTTCGGAAAACGAATCAAGCCACTTTGGAAGATTTGTTTGATATTAATATTGATGCTAACGCTAAAGTCGGGTTAAAAGCAAGTACAAGTTTTCTAGGAAATGCAGCAATTCCTTCTTTTGATTTTGAGTTAGTCGGACAATTTGATGCTCTAAAAGTAGACGGTTTTCAAGTCACTGGCCCCCAAACGCCACAAATTAGTTTTCAGAATGTTAACATTGATTTAGGGAGCTTTGTTAGTAACTTTGCTAAACCGATTTTAGAACAAGTTGATCAAGTTTTAGAACCCTTCCGTCCTTTGATAGATGTTTTAATTAAAGATACTCAATTACTCTCAAAATTAGGATTAGCTGGATTCTTTGATAAGAAATGGCCGATTCCTAATGGAGGGGATAGACAAGTTTCAACCTTAGAACTCGCTGATGTGATCTTACGGCTTTTAGGGAATGAACTTCCTCCCAGTGTTTTCAAATTTTTAGATACTTATGTCAAGATTGATAACTTTGTCCAACAAGTTAATAGCTTACCCCCAAACGAAAAAATATTAATTCCTTTGGGGAATTTTACATTACCTAAATTGCAAGATTTGAGCAATCTCAGTTTGTCTGAAGTTGGTGCAATTACAGACAGTACAGCCAGCTTAGAAGATGATTTTAATCAGATATTACAGACAACAACGGATACCGCTAAAAAACAAGCCGCAGAATATTTAAAGGGATTTACTGAGAAGTTTTCTCTTCCCAATCTTGATGATGTTTTGGCAATTCAACAAAAGATTGATCTGCTAAAAAATGACTTAGAAACTATCTTACAAACCACAACCGATACAGCAAAACAGAAAGCCATAAAATATATTCAAAACTTAATTAAAGAGAATTCTTTACCCTCTGTTGAAGAGATTCCTAACATTCAGCAAAATATCACCATTATCCAAGATGAATTAAATACAATTTTACAAACAACAACTGATAGTAGCAAAAAGCAAGCGATTGAATTTATCCAAGGTTTTACTCAAGATATTCCTTTACCAAATCTTCAAGATATTCTCGACCTTCAAACGAATACAGATCTGCTTAAGGATGAACTCGAAAATCTCTTACAAACCAAAACTGATAGTGCAGAACAGCAAGCGATTAAATTTCTCCAAGATTTTGCTAACCGCCTACCCTTATCAAAATTTGCTAATTTTAGCAAGATTAATTTAAGTGAGATTAAACAACAAGCCACTGACGTTAAAACCGAACTGGATAAGATTATTCAAAATCCAGGGAATTCTAGTCAAAAATCCATTACTGAATTTACTAAAAGTTTCACCTATGGAGATGGAAGCAATCAATCTTTATTTGATATTCCCCTGCTGAAAGATCCGATTAAGGCGACTGCTTTATTATTAGGTCAAGATGTTCCTTTATTTACTTTTGATGTTCCTGAAGTTGCGTTTAATGTAGGAGTCCGAAAAACCTTCCCCATTTATGGCCCGATTCGGGGTTTATTAGAAGGTAAATTTGGCGCAGCCGCCGATTTTGCAATGGGTATGGATACCTTCGGTTTGCGTCAGTGGAAAGCCAAAGATTTTGCCGCCAATCAAGCCTACCGTATCCTAGATGGATTCTATATTAGTGATCGTGAAAATGCAGATGGTACGGGTGCGGATATTCCAGAAGTTAAACTCAATGCTACAATTGCAGCCGGAGCCGGTTTAGATCTTTTAGCTGTTTCTGGTTATCTCAAAGGCGGAATTGAAGGATTATTTAACTTAGATTTAGTAGACCAAGGTGAAGCCAATAAAACCGATGATGGTCGCATTCATGCGGTTTCGGAAATTGTTCCCCGTTTTGATAATTTTTTGAGTTTATTAGGAGAAATTAACGCTTTTCTGGGAGCCGAAGTTAATCTCTTTGGGGAGACTGTATATGATGAACATTTTGCTACCTTTAATTTAGCTGAATTCAAAATTGGTAATAGCAGTCTTGGAAAAGTACAAGATGGTTATATTGCGGGAGCGACTGTTTTCCTGGATGCTAATTTTAATGGAATTCAAGATTATGCTGACCTCAATAATAATGGTATCCGAGACTTTGAGGATGTTAATAATAACGGAATTCGCGATACTTATTCAGTCCCCGATCTGGATACAGGAGCAACGATTCAACTTCTCGAACCCTTCAGTGAACCTTTTAGCGAACCTAGCACCTTTACCAGTCCAGATGGTAGCTACAATCTCAATATTTTAGATAATTTAGATAAGAATGGCAATGGCATTATTGATGCTGATGAAGGTCGAGTTATTGTTATCAATGGAGTTGATACATCAACATTCCTTGACCAAAGTATTACTCTAATTACCTTACCCACAGCCAAAATTGCATCCCCCCTGACATCCATCGCTGCAAAACTGATAACGCCTGATTTTGAAACGGCTAAAACTGAAGTTAAAGAGGCTTTTAGTCTCCCCTCAAATTTGGATGTATTCGCAGATATTCCCACTGATGTAGAGATAGGAGTTTTAGCGTTAAAGGTACAACTTCAAAACCTAATCATTACCGCCACACAGACCCTTTCACAAACGCCTTTTGTCGGTTTAAAAGTTGATTCCGCCGAAGTGAAAAACCAGGCGGGTTTACTCTACCTTGATAGCAATAATAATAACCAGTTTGATACAGGAGAACCTGAAGTTATTAGCGATCGCCTTAACGGTGGAATTCGCTTTTTAGATCTCGATGGTGATCAACAATTGGATAGTGAAGAACCTTCCTCTTCTATGACAACGGGAGAAATTGCTAAGGAATTATTTCAAAGTGTTGCAACCTTAATTGAGCAGGGAAATACACCGAATTTGAGTGATGAAACCATTGTCAAGAATTTACTCGAAAATGCGATCACAACTTTAACAAACCAAGACCCCAAACTCAATCTCAATGGTGCTATTTTAACTCAAACTGTTCAAGAAGTTATTGACAATAATTTTATTATTGATAGTATTTTTGATAATAGTTCTGGATTTTTGGATCAAGCAAATGCTCGGAAGCAAATGCTTCAATCTTGGGTTTTCTTTGATGCTAATGATAATGGAATTCAAGAAGCTGACGAACCCTTTGCCTATAAAGCCAGTGATGGTACTTATGAGCTAAATATTCCTGTTGATCAATTTGATAAAAATGGCAACGGTCGCCTTGATCCGAATGAAGGAAAAACCGTTGAAATTGAAGCTTTTAAATCCGTTGAATTAGCAACAGGTTACTCTCAACTCGTTAGTAATCCTTTTGCTACCTTAGTTCGATTATTAGCTGAACCCGTAAATCCAGAAGCCGCACAAACCCAAGTTAAAACGGCTTTAGGACTTCCTAATATTAATCTTTATGAATTTGATGCCCTTAAAGAAATCGCTAATGGCAATCAAGACGGGTTAATTGTATTTAGTCAACAAGCTAAAATTTATAATACCTTAGTGCAACTCTCTGAGTTTTTGAGTGGTTCTTCAGGCGGAGGAATGAGTGCAGCAACCGATCAGATTTTAGACGAAATTATCACAAAAATTAATCAACCCAATGGCACACTCAATGTCAGCGATTCCACTCAAATACAAGGGATTATTAAAGCAATTAAACCTGATATTACAACTAATCTATCCACAGGTGTTGCTAATATTATTGTTGCTGGAAATATTCGCATTGATCAAGTTATTTCAGATCCGAATATTGATTTAGTTCAAAAATCAATTCAAATTGCTAAAATTCAGCAGGTCGTTCAAGGAAAAACGGCAACCGATTTGCAAAAAGTAGGAACCGGAAGTCTATCTATAGAACAAGCGATCACCGATCATACAGGTGAAGCTTTAACAACCCAAATTCAAGCTGCAACGGCTCAAGATCCGACTTTCCAACTGGATATATTAAATAACACTCCTGAAGCGAATGCTGACAATAATATAACGACTTTAGAAGATACTCCCATAGTTATTAATGTGCTAGAAAATGATCAAGATGAGGATAGTAATGACACATTGAAAGTAACAACTGTTGGCAGTTTAGAAACGAATGAAGCCGGACAAATTACAGCAATTCTTCCTGAAAGTAGTCAAGGTGGAACCTTAGAAGTTAGCACCGATGGTCAAACCATTACTTATACTCCTGCTCTTAATTATTTTGGTGAAGATAGCTTCTTTTATTTAACAACGGATAGTAAAGGCAATGTTGCCAATGCAGAAGTTAAAATTAATGTTCAATCTGTTAACGATAGTCCTATACGGATAGGGGAAATTCCTGATCAGATTGGTATTCAACAAAACCAACCCTTTAATCTGAATCTCTCGACTTACTTTAGTGATCCTGATGGTAATATTTTAACGTTCTCAGCACCAGAACTTCCGAATAACTTAAGTCTTAATCCAGCAACGGGCTTAATTAGTGGTATTCCTACTATTAATACTGTTAGTCCATTTGTCATCACTGTTACAGCTAGTGATCTTAGTGGAGCGAGTGTGAGTGATCAGTTCAACTTGAGCGTTCAAGCTATTCCTCAACCAACACCTCAGCCAACTGTTGCACCCACCCCTGTACCAACACCAGCACCAACACCAACACCAGCACCAACTGTTGAACCCACCCCAGCACCAACACCAGCACCAACTGTTGAACCCACCCCAGCACCAACACCAGCACCAACTGTTGAACCCACCCCAGCACCAACACCTCAGCCCACTGTTGAACCCACCCCAGCACCAACACCAGCACCAACTGTTGAACCCACCCCAGCACCAACACCTCAGCCCACTGTTGAACCCACCCCAGCACCAACACCAGCACCGACTCCAGCACCAACTGTTGAACCTACCCCAGAACCAACACCAGCACCGACTGTTGCACCCTCTGAAACTTCTTCAGACAACACGGGTGACAAGGTATTTAATATCTATGACCCCACTAACTTAATTAAACCGATCACTTTTCCGAACTTACAACCCAATCAAAATCTCTTAAACTCCTCTGTCGTAACTGATGGAGACGATACAATTATTGGCGGTCAGGATGACAATCAAATTGCAAGTGGTTCAGGAAATGACCGAACTTTTGGCAGCTTGGGGAATGATACAATTTCAGGCGATAGTGACAATGACTGGATTAACGGCAACCAGGATAACGATCTTATTAATGGTGCGGATGGCAAGGATGAAGTTTTCGGTGGACGCAATGACGACCAAGTGCGGGGAGGTAGTGAAGACGATAGTGGGTTTGGGGGTTTGGGAGCCGATTTAATCGAGGGTAATGAGGGTAACGACATCCTCTATGGCAACCCAGATAACGATACAATTTCCGGCAACTCCGATCAAGATTTCATCTGGGGTGGTAAAGGAAATGATTTACTCGATGGTAACTCTGGTGATGATATTCTCTTTGGAGACAATGGAGAAGATACCCTCGATGGCGGAGAAGGAAATGACCAACTCATCGGCGGAAACGATAATGACCTGCTCGTAGGAGCCGAAGGTGCAGATACCCTCACGGGTGGGGAAGGAAGCGATCGCTTTGTCCTCGTTTCTGGATATGGCCCTGATATGATTACTGACTTTACCCAGGGTCAAGATCTGATTGTTCTCGATGGGGGTTTGAGCTTTGAGCAACTGAGTATAACCTCGGTAATGGGTACGACTCAAATTCAGGTGAATGGAATACTTCTGGCAACCCTCAATAATGTTGATCTGACTTTGCTAACTTCAGAGGACTTTACGACTTCTATTTTCTAG
- a CDS encoding lipocalin/fatty-acid binding family protein, whose translation MTVQITGKYTFVSQENFQDYLKVEDVGMIKRNVLASTKPDIIVEFDGDQFTITTITSLKTIKMIFTLGQEYEYDPGIDKMDTYITTLEGDNTLFTQRVDDPSATSSIQFTNDQMIMTMTTKGVTATRTFNRA comes from the coding sequence ATGACTGTACAAATCACTGGAAAATACACTTTTGTTTCTCAAGAGAACTTCCAGGATTACTTGAAGGTTGAAGATGTTGGGATGATCAAACGAAATGTTTTGGCATCAACCAAGCCGGACATTATTGTGGAGTTTGATGGCGACCAATTCACCATTACCACCATCACCAGCCTAAAGACCATCAAGATGATCTTTACTTTAGGACAGGAGTATGAGTATGACCCAGGAATAGACAAAATGGACACATACATCACAACTTTGGAAGGGGATAACACCTTGTTCACCCAGAGGGTTGACGATCCCTCTGCTACGTCTTCCATACAATTCACCAACGATCAAATGATCATGACCATGACAACAAAGGGAGTTACTGCAACCCGAACATTTAATAGAGCTTAA